One Halobaculum roseum DNA segment encodes these proteins:
- a CDS encoding 6-pyruvoyl trahydropterin synthase family protein: MTYRTTVTRQFVAQHFLTVPDPGPEGERHSHVFSVEATFAGPSLNEYDYLVDIDDVRAALDDVEDRYRDATLNDLPEFEGYNPSVERFARVIHERLAPAAAGDPAETLRVTVWEDDEAAAGYEGPVEAAGANRGDG, from the coding sequence ATGACATACCGAACGACCGTCACGCGTCAGTTCGTCGCACAGCACTTTCTCACCGTTCCCGACCCGGGTCCCGAGGGGGAGCGTCACTCGCACGTGTTCTCGGTCGAGGCGACCTTCGCCGGCCCGTCGCTGAACGAGTACGACTACCTCGTCGACATCGACGACGTGCGCGCGGCGCTCGACGACGTCGAGGACCGCTACCGCGACGCGACGCTGAACGACCTGCCCGAGTTCGAGGGGTACAACCCAAGCGTCGAGCGGTTCGCGCGCGTCATCCACGAGCGCCTCGCCCCGGCCGCCGCCGGCGACCCGGCCGAGACGCTCCGCGTGACCGTGTGGGAGGACGACGAGGCCGCCGCCGGCTACGAGGGACCGGTCGAGGCGGCGGGAGCGAACCGCGGTGATGGGTGA
- the radA gene encoding DNA repair and recombination protein RadA, protein MAEDDLQELPGVGPATADKLVEAGFDSYQSIAVASPAELGNTADIGDSTANDIIQGARKAADVGGFESGAQVLERREQIGKLSWQIDEADDLLGGGLETQSITEVYGEFGAGKSQVTHQMSVNVQLSKDDGGLDGAAIFVDSEDTFRPERIDDMVRGLDDEILEREFERREIEGSPDNDDDMRTLVEDFLDHIHVAKAFNSNHQILLAEKAKELASEHEDTDWPVRMLTVDSLTAHFRAEYVGRGELAERQQKLNKHLHDLMRIGDLYNCVVLVTNQVASNPDSYFGDPTQPIGGNILGHTSTFRIYLRKSKGDKRIVRLVDAPNLADGEAVMRVQDGGLKPE, encoded by the coding sequence ATGGCAGAAGACGACCTTCAGGAACTCCCCGGCGTCGGCCCCGCGACCGCAGACAAGCTCGTCGAGGCCGGCTTCGACAGCTACCAGAGCATCGCGGTCGCGAGCCCCGCCGAGCTGGGCAACACGGCCGACATCGGCGACTCGACGGCGAACGACATCATCCAGGGCGCCCGCAAGGCGGCCGACGTGGGCGGCTTCGAGTCGGGCGCGCAGGTGTTGGAGCGACGCGAGCAGATCGGCAAGCTCTCCTGGCAGATCGACGAGGCCGACGACCTGCTCGGCGGCGGCCTGGAGACCCAGTCGATCACCGAGGTGTACGGCGAGTTCGGCGCCGGCAAGTCGCAGGTGACCCACCAGATGTCCGTCAACGTCCAGCTCTCCAAGGACGACGGCGGGCTCGACGGCGCGGCGATCTTCGTCGACTCCGAGGACACGTTCCGCCCCGAGCGGATCGACGACATGGTCCGCGGGCTGGACGACGAGATCCTCGAACGGGAGTTCGAGCGCCGCGAGATCGAGGGATCGCCGGACAACGACGACGACATGCGGACGCTCGTCGAGGACTTCCTCGACCACATCCACGTCGCGAAGGCGTTCAACTCCAACCACCAGATCCTCCTGGCCGAGAAGGCGAAGGAGCTCGCGAGCGAGCACGAGGACACCGACTGGCCCGTCCGGATGCTCACCGTCGACTCGCTGACTGCCCACTTCCGCGCCGAGTACGTCGGCCGCGGCGAGCTCGCCGAGCGCCAGCAGAAGCTCAACAAGCACCTCCACGACCTGATGCGCATCGGCGACCTCTACAACTGCGTCGTGCTCGTGACGAACCAGGTCGCCTCCAACCCCGACTCCTACTTCGGCGACCCGACCCAGCCGATCGGCGGCAACATCCTGGGTCACACCTCGACGTTCCGCATCTACCTCCGCAAGTCGAAGGGCGACAAGCGGATCGTGCGGCTCGTCGACGCGCCGAACCTGGCGGACGGCGAGGCCGTGATGCGCGTCCAGGACGGCGGTCTCAAGCCGGAGTAG
- a CDS encoding metal-dependent hydrolase codes for MAFTHALAGAVLAAPVVAFAPELAVPAALAGIVGGLVPDVDLFVGRHRRTLHFPVLGWALALPATALATLAPTEVTVAAAVGCVSFAVHAGTDALGAGDEIRPWERTSSEAVYDHLHGRWIRARYWIRYDGAPEDAVATAALAAPVVAFYPAPLPAVAAACVGLGVAYAAVRRRLPPVVEELVG; via the coding sequence ATGGCGTTCACCCACGCCCTCGCCGGCGCGGTGCTGGCGGCGCCCGTGGTCGCGTTCGCGCCCGAGTTGGCGGTTCCGGCAGCCCTCGCGGGGATCGTCGGCGGGCTCGTCCCCGATGTCGACCTGTTCGTCGGTCGCCACCGGCGGACGCTGCACTTCCCGGTGCTGGGGTGGGCGCTGGCGCTCCCGGCGACCGCGCTCGCGACGCTGGCGCCGACGGAGGTCACCGTCGCGGCGGCGGTGGGATGCGTCTCGTTCGCCGTCCACGCCGGCACCGACGCCCTCGGCGCCGGCGACGAGATCCGCCCGTGGGAACGCACCTCCTCGGAGGCCGTCTACGACCACCTCCACGGCCGGTGGATCCGGGCGCGTTACTGGATCCGCTACGACGGCGCCCCGGAGGACGCCGTCGCGACGGCGGCGCTCGCGGCGCCGGTCGTCGCGTTCTACCCCGCGCCGCTCCCGGCGGTCGCGGCCGCCTGCGTCGGCCTCGGCGTCGCGTACGCCGCCGTCCGTCGCCGGCTCCCCCCGGTCGTCGAGGAGTTGGTCGGATGA
- a CDS encoding LURP-one-related/scramblase family protein, with the protein MSDRTYDISGIELTDDTYTVVQSLVRNKYRAVDAAGDVVLRGKQKMFKLKEEFPFVDADGNEVFTVKAAGMLDVAGNYVLADSRTGEELVILDNDYSILQDTWTIRDAETEAAIARIDSRGAVTTIARNVLPFGELIPHRYEITDANGAHVGTIAGKFSLADTYEITIDDATGVPKEAVVAAAMVIDAIQGN; encoded by the coding sequence ATGAGCGACCGCACGTACGACATCTCCGGGATCGAGCTCACCGACGACACCTACACCGTCGTCCAGAGCCTCGTGCGCAACAAGTACCGCGCGGTCGACGCCGCCGGCGACGTCGTCCTCCGGGGCAAACAGAAGATGTTCAAGCTGAAGGAGGAGTTCCCGTTCGTCGACGCCGACGGGAACGAGGTGTTCACCGTGAAGGCGGCGGGGATGCTCGACGTCGCCGGCAACTACGTCCTCGCCGACTCGCGAACGGGCGAGGAGCTCGTGATCCTCGACAACGACTACTCGATCCTGCAGGACACGTGGACGATCCGCGACGCCGAGACGGAGGCGGCGATCGCGCGGATCGACTCCCGCGGCGCCGTGACGACGATCGCACGGAACGTCCTCCCGTTCGGCGAGCTGATCCCCCACCGGTACGAGATCACCGACGCGAACGGCGCCCACGTCGGCACGATCGCCGGGAAGTTCTCGCTGGCGGATACCTACGAGATCACCATCGACGACGCGACTGGTGTGCCGAAGGAGGCGGTCGTCGCCGCCGCGATGGTGATCGACGCGATCCAGGGGAACTGA
- a CDS encoding inorganic phosphate transporter, which yields MVEALLVVGVVVAVFVGFNIGGSSTGVSFGPAVGSGTLSKTAAAALMSAFALAGGWTVGRNVIETMGGEIVPSSAFTLAASVGVLFFVGVALLISNTFGVPASTSMTAVGAIAGLGAATGTLNADVMLRIVGWWLVAPVVAFWICAVVGRYFYPYLDAAFAIDRSAGGVVEFDGVRPGIAPGATGREVVGTAAVLVIACYMAFSAGASNVANAVAPLVGNGSVSAGQGVLLAGAAIAVGAFTIARRTLDTVGNDLTDLPLLAALIVEVVSASLITFLSAIGIPASLAVSATMSIVGLGWGRATRTTTLGDAVSGAVGGALGGDGDRTDRQRPEVSVDALAAERPDAADGVPGMGEERGEELLAEDLFDAGTTGRVVSFWIFTPTVSFVCSYALFALTPV from the coding sequence GTGGTCGAGGCACTGTTGGTCGTCGGGGTGGTCGTCGCGGTGTTCGTCGGCTTCAACATCGGCGGGTCGTCGACCGGGGTCTCCTTCGGCCCCGCGGTCGGCAGCGGCACCCTCTCGAAGACGGCCGCGGCTGCGCTCATGTCCGCGTTCGCGCTCGCGGGCGGGTGGACGGTCGGCCGCAACGTCATCGAGACGATGGGCGGGGAGATCGTCCCGTCGTCGGCGTTCACGCTCGCGGCGAGCGTCGGCGTCCTCTTCTTCGTCGGGGTGGCGCTGTTGATCTCCAACACGTTCGGCGTCCCCGCCTCCACGTCGATGACGGCCGTCGGCGCGATCGCGGGCCTCGGCGCGGCGACGGGGACGCTCAACGCCGACGTGATGCTCCGGATCGTCGGCTGGTGGCTCGTCGCGCCGGTCGTCGCGTTCTGGATCTGTGCGGTCGTCGGCCGGTACTTCTACCCGTATCTCGACGCCGCCTTCGCGATCGACCGATCGGCCGGCGGCGTCGTCGAGTTCGACGGCGTGCGACCCGGGATCGCGCCCGGGGCGACCGGCCGCGAGGTCGTCGGCACGGCCGCCGTCCTCGTCATCGCCTGTTACATGGCGTTCTCGGCGGGCGCCTCCAACGTCGCCAACGCGGTCGCGCCGCTTGTGGGCAACGGCTCGGTGTCCGCGGGCCAGGGCGTGCTGCTGGCGGGCGCGGCGATCGCCGTCGGCGCGTTCACCATCGCCCGCCGGACGCTCGACACCGTCGGCAACGACCTCACCGACCTCCCGCTGCTGGCGGCGCTCATCGTCGAGGTGGTCTCGGCGAGCCTGATCACCTTCCTCTCGGCGATCGGGATCCCGGCCTCGCTGGCCGTCTCGGCGACGATGTCCATCGTCGGGCTCGGCTGGGGTCGCGCGACCCGGACGACGACGCTCGGCGACGCGGTCAGCGGCGCCGTCGGCGGCGCGCTCGGCGGCGACGGGGACCGGACCGACCGGCAGCGTCCCGAGGTGTCCGTCGACGCGCTCGCGGCCGAGCGCCCCGACGCCGCCGACGGCGTCCCCGGAATGGGCGAGGAGCGCGGGGAGGAGCTCCTCGCCGAGGACCTGTTCGACGCCGGAACGACCGGCCGTGTCGTCTCCTTCTGGATCTTCACCCCGACGGTCTCGTTCGTCTGCTCGTACGCGCTGTTCGCGCTCACGCCGGTGTGA
- the pspAB gene encoding PspA-associated protein PspAB codes for MGILDTLRSVLGSRAEADAVSDADPEDLFGMSTAYVTMEADLGFDPVGEAALCFSSVDSTDFADTVDAVESILDAGSEETGTTFRRHEDDHGYHWVVLADDDPEDLVTSVHFAADEFVERGYGSRLLAALFGFVDGGDADRHAYWIYSFRRGAYYPFAPESTSERDSKLEFKLESVLDGELGIESDKEYWYPLWPSVPNGHPWE; via the coding sequence ATGGGGATTCTCGACACACTCAGATCCGTGCTCGGCTCGCGCGCGGAAGCCGACGCCGTCAGCGACGCCGACCCCGAGGACCTGTTCGGCATGAGCACCGCCTACGTCACGATGGAGGCGGACCTGGGGTTCGACCCCGTCGGCGAGGCCGCGCTGTGTTTCTCGTCGGTCGACTCGACCGACTTCGCCGACACGGTCGACGCCGTGGAGTCGATCCTCGACGCGGGCAGCGAGGAGACGGGGACGACGTTCCGCCGCCACGAGGACGACCACGGCTACCACTGGGTCGTCCTCGCCGACGACGACCCGGAGGACCTCGTCACGTCCGTCCACTTCGCTGCCGACGAGTTCGTCGAGCGGGGCTACGGCTCGCGGCTGCTGGCGGCCCTCTTCGGCTTCGTGGACGGCGGTGACGCCGACCGGCACGCCTACTGGATCTATTCGTTCCGCCGAGGCGCGTACTACCCGTTCGCCCCCGAGTCGACCAGCGAGCGCGACTCCAAGCTGGAGTTCAAGCTCGAATCGGTGCTCGACGGCGAACTCGGCATCGAGTCGGACAAGGAGTACTGGTACCCGCTGTGGCCGAGCGTCCCGAACGGCCACCCCTGGGAGTAG
- the htpX gene encoding zinc metalloprotease HtpX, which translates to MEWKTDWGLRGRMVLTGFLLFALYIVFIAVLSQYVGLLGIVLVMGLFSLGQFFFSDKLALYSMGAKEVSEQEYPELHRKITRLSQQADLPKPTVAVADTRVPNAFAAGRSQKNSTVCVTTGLLRTLDDEELEGVLAHELAHVKNRDVMVMTIASFLSTLAFIVVRWGWLFGGGEGRGGNQAPVLVAILVSLVVWVISFLLIRALSRYREFAADRGGAAITGKPGALASALMTIDSGMERVPQEDLRDTAEMNAFFVIPIRSGFVGKLFSTHPSTEKRVDRLQELERQFETA; encoded by the coding sequence ATGGAATGGAAGACAGACTGGGGCCTGCGGGGCCGGATGGTCCTGACCGGGTTCCTGCTGTTCGCCCTCTACATCGTGTTCATCGCGGTGTTGTCCCAGTACGTGGGACTGCTCGGCATCGTGTTGGTGATGGGGCTGTTCTCGCTGGGGCAGTTCTTCTTCAGCGACAAGCTCGCGTTGTACTCGATGGGCGCGAAGGAGGTGTCGGAGCAGGAGTATCCCGAACTTCACCGGAAGATCACCCGATTATCCCAGCAAGCCGACCTCCCGAAGCCGACGGTCGCGGTCGCGGACACGCGCGTCCCGAACGCCTTCGCCGCGGGTCGCTCCCAGAAGAACTCGACCGTCTGCGTGACGACCGGCCTCCTGCGGACCCTCGACGACGAGGAGCTCGAGGGCGTGCTCGCCCACGAGCTGGCACACGTCAAGAACCGCGACGTGATGGTGATGACCATCGCGTCGTTCCTCTCGACGCTGGCGTTCATCGTCGTACGCTGGGGCTGGCTGTTCGGCGGCGGCGAGGGTCGCGGCGGCAACCAGGCGCCGGTGCTGGTCGCCATCCTCGTCTCGTTGGTCGTGTGGGTGATCTCGTTCCTGCTCATCCGCGCGCTCTCGCGGTACCGCGAGTTCGCGGCCGACCGCGGCGGCGCGGCCATCACCGGCAAGCCGGGCGCGCTCGCCTCGGCGCTGATGACCATCGACAGCGGGATGGAACGGGTCCCCCAGGAGGACCTGCGCGACACCGCCGAGATGAACGCCTTCTTCGTCATCCCGATCCGGTCCGGGTTCGTCGGGAAGCTGTTCTCGACGCACCCGAGCACCGAGAAGCGCGTCGACCGGCTGCAGGAACTCGAACGGCAGTTCGAGACGGCCTGA
- a CDS encoding DUF7475 family protein, with translation MSTETASGGFALHTESMTGLHWLGVALATITGVIHLWLAYAFRADETALAVAFLIAAVGFFGGVAAVLLDYRRRLLYVLGIPFTAGQIPIWYVVNAPNFGATGIADKVVQVVLIVVLAVLYRRES, from the coding sequence ATGAGCACCGAAACGGCGTCCGGAGGGTTCGCCCTCCACACGGAGTCGATGACCGGACTGCACTGGCTCGGCGTCGCGCTCGCGACGATCACCGGCGTGATCCACCTGTGGCTCGCGTACGCCTTCCGCGCGGACGAGACCGCGCTGGCCGTCGCCTTCCTGATCGCCGCGGTCGGCTTCTTCGGGGGCGTCGCGGCGGTGTTGCTCGATTACCGACGGCGCCTGTTGTACGTGCTCGGCATCCCCTTCACGGCCGGTCAGATACCGATCTGGTACGTCGTGAACGCCCCGAACTTCGGCGCGACCGGCATCGCGGACAAGGTGGTGCAGGTGGTCCTCATCGTCGTCCTCGCGGTCCTCTACCGACGCGAGTCGTAG